The sequence TAGGAGCAGCATGGTATTTGCTGTCTGTTGAAAGATATACATCTTGCTGGAAATCAGGTTGTAGACACGAAACAAGCTCTATCAAATGTGTCCCGACTTATCTAGATTGTGATACTTTTGACTATGATAAACGCAAAGCCTGGGCAAATTCTACAAATGTGTTCAGCAATTGTGATCCAAACAATAATATCACTTTCGATTATGGTATATTTAAGAACGCACTGGTGAAAAATGTCATCTCGTCTAACTTTGCTGTGAAGTATTTCTACTGTTTATGGTGGGGCTTACAGCAATTAAGGTATCTTTCATCGCTTCTATGAATCAGGAATTATTTGCTATACCTTAATGGTCTCGCTATGCTTTAAATTACCAAGCTAAAACCATTAGAAAACCCTTGAACCATGTGCTCTTTTTTTGATTGAGTTCTGAAACTGAAGGTGTATTCTAGTAAAACCCTGAACTCCTCAATTTGTTTTTATGGGGGTATCAGCTTATTAGACATTCACTAAAGAAGCtgctttaaattaaaaataacgaTTAGCAGTATTTAATGGTTCTAGGTTTTCAACTTAATGTTCTTAAGAAACATTTGGCAAGATTATCTGCTATAGTGCTATTAGTACATGATCTTAATTGTTATAAtgtaaaagtaaaatttagtatCAGCCTGATGGATAACATTGTTTCTTTTTTGGCTGAGTAAGGCAGTATATCTGAGAGTAACCTGGATTAATATGGAATGGAATGACTCTAGAAGATTTTTGTCATAGATAGGTTGTCAGTTTGGTTAATGATTTTTACGTTGAATTTGGATATGTATGAacaattgaagggaaaattttCTCTATGGAAAACAATCATATGGGGAAAGTGTTAGTTGTAAGTTTTTAAAAATTTGCTATTATGCAGAAAAATCTTTCTATATCTCTAATCCAAATGGGTTGTAGTCCTACAAGACATTCTGTACCAATCCGAAGTCCAATTTCCAGCAGTATCATCTGCTTTTTGGTCTCACCGGGGCAGAGTCAGTCAAAAAGTTACACCCTGAGCTACTGATGAAAATATATCACGCAAATGAACAATTGGTTGAGTTGAAACTCAACTAATCGATGGATGGATAACGATTAAAAATTAGAAAGCTGTAGTATGGATGGATAAGGATTTGTTAGGTCAGTTGCACCGACTTTAAGATGGTGTTGCATGTTTGCAATTTTGTGGAACCAAAATCAATTTGTTGATTTGTTTGCTGACTTAATCAAGGACTGTATCAGCAAGGTATGGCCTGCAATCATATTTACAGTAGAATTAGTATTAGCTTAAGAAAAACATGTTTAGACCTGGATTATTTGTGTGTTACTAATTGTTTCAAGCCATCTAAACTGGAAGACAAAGTAGTTCTCATTAGATTGTCTATGGCATCAGTTGGCAATATCTTAGCCTAATGTTGCATAAGCCTTTTCATCTAGTTTCTTTAGATGGTGATctgtttatataaaaaaacaaaatcaatttatCCAAAATGTACTTAAATGAAGTCATCAAATGCTCCTTGTTTGTTTTTGAATAATACACTTAAGTCACTAAGAAACATAGCATTggagaaaaaaaattgtgaacCGGAAGCATCATGTTATTTAGGctaaataaaaaggcattcagATACTATGCCATTTTCTGGGAAGAAATATGAGATATAaagttgaacgtttctttgGTATTGCTTATTTTAGATGGATGTTAAATCGACTGACTTTTGAAGATTGCAGCAACTACATCATTTCATTGAATTTATATTCAATATCCACATGTTCTTCGGCAAATGGAAATAGTTATTTGTTATATTTTCTTGGACAAAACTATGCCTTGATAATATTGTGATTGGTTTATATTTACTTAAAGTTCCATGCAGTAATGTCTCAACTGTAGcttcttttctgtttctttagTTCCCAACTTTTTCTGTAGAAATGTTCTAACGTGTTACTTCTCGCTTCATTTACAATTCTCTTTacttagctttctcctttttCCTTATAGTTTTTGTACGCACTGGTAACTTTACATTTAGAGGACTTCTTCTTATactacttttttcttttatcactcTTTGTACCTCATTGCTCCACCAACATGTCTTATTTCTCTCGTACCTTTCCCTTTAGACTGTCCTGACACATTTTCTGCAACTCCCTTAGTGACAACAATTTCATTCCACATATCATTTACATTACTATCCACCTCCATGGTGCCTTCTTTAAGTAACCAAGTTTGTAAAGCCATCTGTTTATCTTCTTTCAGTCCAACCATCGAGCTCTATTtctcttatatatatactttacaTTTTTCTAATGTCCGGCAATCTATCTTTCACGGAAACGGAAATGCAAACTGAAATGGAAACGGATACGGGGGAAcgttatttttaagaaaatttaGATAGGAAACGGTAATGGAAACGCAAACGGACACGGAACGTGGAAACGCTAATGAAGagagtttccgtgcaatatAGCTGGCAATCATTGGCAAACTATTTCCAATTAGCATTGAATATATCACAATGTTTGTCATGGGTGCTTAGCACATAGCACACCATACCATATGATGCAGTATTTGTTCTGCATTTTGCACTTTTAACATTTTGAAGAAAGGACTAAATATGCCATCTAAGTGTAGTTATTGAAAGTTCATGTCTTCATCTTATTTTCATTTCAGCTCATATGGGCAGAATCTGTCAACTAGCACATTCATTGGGGAGACATCATTTGCTATACTCATTGCCATCTTGGGTCTTATTCTATTTGCCCACTTGATTGGCAATATGCAGGTACCAGAAAACACTTTATCCTTGAGTCTCACAGTTATATTGTTTGTTACCTTTAATCGTTGtcacccaattttttttttctaaaaaatgatttcatgagAGCTTCACTGTTGTGCGTTTTATTGCACATGTTTATTGGTTTCCTATGCATTGTTCTTCTACCTAAAtatgggttaaatgcaccaaTGGTAACTGAATTTTGGGGTTTGTCTCGaaatggtcactgaacttcaatttgtctcaataaagtcatccaactttagtttttgttttaataaagtCACTCCGGTGACTTCAGATGAAAAGAACTACTGGGTTCGTGACGTGGTGTCCATGTTAGAAATATGCCAACTAGATTAAAGCTTATAATATCAAAAGAAATAGggtaataatttattagtccctacctttttacgtaacacactgttttctattttgaaaaacacattacaaGGTCCCtatgttttgtcaatattaatcctttggtccttttgtctattttttttttaaccgaacatatcttagctttgaGGACAGCCATAGTACAATAGGAAATGACCATGTTAACTGTTATTTTCTGTCTGTCTGTTTATggcaaatataacggttaaaaatctagaAAAAAAGATAGaaggaccaaagggttaatattgacaaaagatagggaccttataatgtgtttttcaaaatagggagaCTAAACAacgtgttaggtaaaaagtggaggattaataaattatttacccaaagaaataataTAACTACACAATTTATCTGTGATGAAATTTCAGAGACGCCAAATCCTTGTGTATTGCATCCATGATCAACAGAAGTTTGCTGATTGGATTAAATTGGGACTGGAATTTGCAAAACAATCACAGCAGTTAACACCAAAACAAACATAGTAGTCAAATCTGAAGACAAATAATCGAACACATTAAAATATAGTTAATCTAAGAGCGATTCTGGTAGTCCTTTTTGTGTGATGTCACTGgagtgactttattgaaacaaaagcCAAAGTTGGAtgactttattgagacaaattgaagttcagtgaacATTTTGACACAAACCCCAAAGTTCAGTGACCAGCAGTGCATTTAACCCACCTAAATATGTGTCAATGTGTTCCACATGAAAAAACATTCTGCATATAATCTCCAACTATGACAAAGTAGGTTGAAAAGTATGCTTTGTATGAAGTTCATTGGGTTAGCTAGCTTCTTTTTTGCCTTTTGCCTTTTGTATGTATGAAAAACATGTTTCTGTCTTCCCCCTTTTTGTCATTCTgttttttcttcattatttagaAAAATTGATGCTCAGAAACTATAAACCATTTCATCCAGATGTTCCATATGGATGATCCAGTTTTTCGTTTATACTCATTATTTTGTGCTACAATATTCTGATGCTGCTTCTTTATTGACCAGTTGTAGAAGGAAAATCTCAGTAAATGTAGTTGAGCCATGAAAATTTGAAATCATATATGTCACTTTAAATGGCCATTATACAACACTCCCTCTGGAAAACTAGAACGACTTATACTTAAGAAAGAGGTAGACGTCAGAAAGAGGTAGACGTCAAAAGTCTTTAGCTTGCGAACAATAACATGAGGTTCTTAGAGTGTATAAGCTCCAATAAACAGACTGTTTATAGATTCTTAGTTTAGGTTTTGCAGGACTATATGGTCTGCCTCTTAATTTAATCTACATTGACTTAtagaatatttcttttatgatTTAGACATATCTTCAATCTCTCACTGTGAGACTCGAGGAGTGGAGACTAAAGCGAAGAGATACTGAGGAGTGGATGAGGCATCGGCAACTCCCTGAAGATCTGAGACAACGGGTTCGCAGCTTTGTTCAATACAAGTGGCTTGCAACACGAGGAGTCAATGAAGAATCTATTTTATTTGGTTTGCCTGCTGATCTTCGACGTGATATCAAGCGCCACTTATGCTTGGATCTTGTGAGACGTGTAAGTTACAAGTACATGTTCAATTTCTACAAGTCAAAGAATTGGATTGCATTATTTTTTGCTCATATTGGTTAAAATATTTGGCATTCAGCAAATATAGATAAGAATAGCATTTTGGGAATACTTTTGATATCTTGTTCGACTTTGTGGGCaatctgatactttgattcaaGCAAACATTTCTCCCTTCTATAGGTTAGTTTGATAGTCTCTCGTTTGTGTTCCTTGAAGTCCATCAGGCAGATGTCTACTATAGTTTTCTGGACTACTGTATTCGACTATGGGCTTCCGaagcaaattaattaattatgtattcTTAGTGGCTTTGCTTTTACATCCAGGTGAagtttatattttcaataaCCACCATGATGTATTGAAGTAAATCGGATCCAATGGTTATGAAGCCAAGTGATAAAACAGGTGGAAAACAAAGCCGTCCTAGAAAGCACCTTATTATGATTGTGTGAATAATATGATCGAAAACGATGTCTTTTGATATCTGAAATTTTTGGTTCTCCCATTTGCAGGTCCCATTCTTCTCACAAATGGACGATCAGTTGCTTGATGCAATATGCGAGCGTTTGGTTTCTTCTTTAAGCACCGAATGGACATATATTGTTCGTGAAGGCGACCCTGTGACAGAAATGCTATTTATTATCAGAGGCAGACTGGAGAGCTCTACCACCAATGGAGGTCGCACCGGTTTCTTTAACTCCATTACATTGAAACCTGGAGATTTTTGCGGAGAGGAGCTACTGGCATGGGCCTTGCATCCGAAATCCTCCCTGAACTTGCCTTCCTCAACAAGAACAGTCAGAACTCTGAATGAAGTTGAAGCTTTCGCGTTGAGAGCTGAAGATCTAAAGTTCGTAGCTAACCAATTCCGACGCCTCCACAGCAAAAAGCTGCAGCATACATTTAGGTATCACTCCCATCATTGGAGGACATGGGCAGCTTGTTTCATACAGGCTGCATGGCGTCGTCACAAGAAAAGAATGATCGAGAGCAGTCTCACCATTTCCGAATCTTTCAGTTCCGACGATAAAGAAACAGGGCAAGAGGGAGGGGATCATTCTTCAGATGGTGCAGGTTCTTCTCAGCCAAAAGTAAATCTTGCAGTTACTCTGTTGGCTTCAAGATTTGCCGCCAACACGAGACGGGGGGctcaaaagataaaagatgtggAGATGCCAAAACTACGGAAGCCTGACGAGCCTGACTTTGACGCTGATGATGACTAGTGGTTGAATTACAGTGGGTATGCAATCTCTTCAGCTAAAGCAGTTAGTTGAGAAACTCAGGATGTTAGACAAACCAAATAGCAATTTGAATATCCTTTGTAATTTCTTTCATAGTGTAAGAAGGTGGGAGTGGTTTTGTGGTATCCTGCCTTAcctatattttgttttgtataaTATTAGAGTATGTAAGGGGGGTAGAGATTGAATTTATTGTTCTCAACCATGACCAATTGCATATAAGAAGTCTATCAATTTGTTCATATTGAGTTtagaattttacttttttttttatatatatatctactaAAATTTAGGGCTTGTTTGGTTTAGCTGATATTGCTAGTTGTTTGCTGTTTTTGTTAGTCGTTTGTTATTAAGTGATTATTACTGTTTGGTAAAATTGTGTTGAGTTGTTGCTGTTAGTATCTAAAATGTGTAATAgagatatattttaaattaattaataaataaattataaaaaaacaaatttcaaatataattcATGCGTGATTctaagaattgatgatattaactttaattctataggtgtttttttttattaggagaGAGAGTGCATGTTTAGCTAGAGTGCTCAAGGAAAATATGATAATGAAAAATCGGAAAATATAATtccatgtgcgtcattttattacttattTATAGCAGACCACAAACATACGatacgtaaaaaaaatatactgtattttgtacgagttggataaaaaaattcaaatatttcgttgaatttaaaaatattaattttcaattctattaaTAAATCACAAGAAAATGTGAAATCCTTTTTCAAAACTAActtatatgcaattgatgcggTAGAATAAGTAa comes from Euphorbia lathyris chromosome 8, ddEupLath1.1, whole genome shotgun sequence and encodes:
- the LOC136202016 gene encoding cyclic nucleotide-gated ion channel 17-like, coding for MELKKDKLVKFYSGGKKYLETSWGKNDQVFPEKSSSVDKASSALLKVDNGMMNGRNRLPETSKVARSKVFPEEHKPWYRKMLDPGSDIVLRWNRIFLISCLLALFIDPLYFYLPTVSRTGESSCVNNDFNLRIVVTFFRTIADLFYFLHMIIKFRTAYIAPNTRVFGRGELVMDSKKIARRYIRSDFFVDLVATLPLPQIVIWFIIPFSRSRQTDFKNNALALIVLVQYIPRLYLIFPLSSEIIKATGVVTRTAWAGAVYNLILYMLASHVLGAAWYLLSVERYTSCWKSGCRHETSSIKCVPTYLDCDTFDYDKRKAWANSTNVFSNCDPNNNITFDYGIFKNALVKNVISSNFAVKYFYCLWWGLQQLSSYGQNLSTSTFIGETSFAILIAILGLILFAHLIGNMQTYLQSLTVRLEEWRLKRRDTEEWMRHRQLPEDLRQRVRSFVQYKWLATRGVNEESILFGLPADLRRDIKRHLCLDLVRRVPFFSQMDDQLLDAICERLVSSLSTEWTYIVREGDPVTEMLFIIRGRLESSTTNGGRTGFFNSITLKPGDFCGEELLAWALHPKSSLNLPSSTRTVRTLNEVEAFALRAEDLKFVANQFRRLHSKKLQHTFRYHSHHWRTWAACFIQAAWRRHKKRMIESSLTISESFSSDDKETGQEGGDHSSDGAGSSQPKVNLAVTLLASRFAANTRRGAQKIKDVEMPKLRKPDEPDFDADDD